The sequence agctttttttctggatgctTAGCTCCCatcccaaaataaataaaaacatcataCAGAAACATTAATTTACAAATTGCTCTGGTCAATATGAAATATAACTAAGAAAaacaaatagataaataaatttGTCTTAAGAGTCTACCTAATTCTACCTCTTCCGAGATTCACAGCCATGTAAATAACATTAGTGCTATGTTTTACAATTATACCTTTACATGTTAATAAATTCAGGAATAGGCCAGAAAACCCTCTTTAAACCAAAAAGAGGAGtgatgtatacagtatacagaatATTTAGTGAGTAAACCTGGCCATTGTATTAGAACGTTCATTTTTTCATGGTGGGCGTGCTCTTTGTGACCTTTAGGATGACCTTTAAAAGCAGCATTCAAAGGGGCTCACCATTCAGAGCAGTGAATAAAACTGGAGTTCTGGTTAAAAGAGGAAGCTTTTTAAACTATGATCAAACAGAACCTGTTCACAATTGTTGTGCTCCTTTTTTACTCTAAAAGGACATAAAATCTTttgggtttttaaaaaatgagttGCTGTAATAGCCACGCTCAGGTGCAAAAACTGGTGGAGCAGCTTCGGGTGGAGGCAAGCATGGAGAGAATTAAGGTATGTTGCAAGATTCCATCATTCTTTTTAGAGTAATGTCATTgacactgacaaaaaaaacgacacctTGAAAATGTTACATGCTTGTGAAGGTTTCTCCACCTGTGTCCTAGATCTCCCTCACAGCAGTAGACTTGGTCCAGTACTGCCAGGACCACAAGCGGAGTGACCCTCTGCTTACCAGAATTGCAGCCTCCTCCAACCCATTCAAAGATAAGAAGACCTGTGTGCTGCTTTGAGACACCAAAATACTCCTGCTTTGTTGTCAATCTACATCTTAAGTGCAACAATTGTAATGTGCTTTAAAcgtaattattttctgtcacgcCATtgagggacagaaatgtttattCTCCTGTCCCcaaaatactattgagaaactgattatatacatatttggtGTGGCATCTGTAATGATGCAGACTCAGCATCAGTCCTGTGTGATGAAGAGAGAGCTGAGCTGAAAGGCAAAACTCTCAATTGTATTCTGTATATTgtacatatattgtatatatattgtataatgacaataaaggccattccattccattccaattgATATCGATCTGGTTTCCCACACTCACGAGAAACTCGGAAGTAGAACCACTGCTCCTGGAAAGGAGCCAAATTAGGTGGCTTGGCGTCTGGTCATGCCTCCTTGGGAGGTGCTCAGAGCAAGTCTGACTGGTATAGGCCTTGGGAcagacccaggacatgttggagagactgtCTCTCAGCTGGCCTGAGAACACCTTCGGATCCGCTGGGAGGAGTTGGACGAATTGGACAGGAAAAGGGAAGTCTGGACTTGCccgcttaggctgctgcccctccGACCCGACCTCagataagtggtagaagatggatggatgctgtgaAACCTGTGTAATCTTGGAGCTTCTAATAAATAGACAAAAGACAACTTGGTTTCTTTGGACAATCTTTATTGATGGAAAAATTGCCATAACAACTGCCATgctgtcatgtaaaaaaaaagcacgagTGTTTTCATCTAAGAGAAGACTGGCAAAATCAATGTTAAATACATAAAGCACATAAGTACACTTGCAcagtgttataaaaaaaaaaacagcaagagcTGTGAATTAATTAACATAAGATGAGATGTTTCTAATATTTGTATTACCTTGTGTAACAGATGTGGCGCTAACAAAGGCCACAACAAATTGAACATCATCTTTCAAAGTGCAGAATAACCGAGTCTTCTCATGGCTTTTATTACATTGTACTGGACACATGTGCATCacttatattatacagtatttttattattaaaggggcATTATAAAGGCAGAATGGTTGATTGAGAAAATTGTGTTCCAAGAGTCATTACCATAAATGCCACTATACTGTAATCTCTTTCAATACCAGACTGACctcttttgttattttaaataaaactgtcAATATAAGTTGTTTTCATATGTGAAAAACCACAGTTGTGGTACTGGAAGGTTTGGCAACTTCGATTTCATGTCTCTCTGGGCCTCCAAATTTCCACGCCCATATCACCGGAGGCAACAGCAAGGATTCCGGCCTCCACACTCAGCTGGCAAAATTGGGGAAGGGAGGGAAAACATATGAAAAATATCATCATATGGCACACTTGACACCTGAAGTCTGGTAAGTAGTATGACTGCTTTGATGATGCTTGGAAGAGGTGGGCCAGAGCTTGGCAATATTGTTCATGCACAAGCACAACGTAGATGAGTTGGGTGATTAATGTGATTGCTCCTCTTGTCAGTTGTTAATGATAACAGCCACTTTAGatagaaatactgtacataaaaagaCGTGAAACAATAAGTCAGAGCCGACAGTACATCTAATTTGATCGCTCCTCTTGCCAATTCATGCAACGTGccactttacaaaatgaaaatagtaaAACTCTAATCAAAAAAGGCAAGGCTAACAGTACACTTGTATACCTTATGTGATCACTCCTCCAATTAATAACCATGACACTACATAATAGAAATACACTGGAACCCCCAGATATTTGCAATTCAGCATTCTTGAATCTGAAaacttatgattttttttatcaaataaaGTTACTAATGTGATCCCTTTGCACAACAGAAACAAATAATCCATAAAATCAGTAAGGCTAAACTCACCCCTGAGGCTCCAGCTTGGTGACGCAGTGTGCATAATGTCTTTGGAGGCCCACAAGGGATGTGCACCTGAGGGAAAGGAGAGCTTAAATTGAGTGTATGAAGGTTAGAGTCTACATACATAAGTAAAGAAATAAGATCTCATGCCTTGACGGTACAATCAGAGGAACATGTGTAGAGACTTCCAGGTGACTTATGAATGCCGGTCACCATAGCTGTGTGCCCCACATCAAAGTGCGCCATGGATTTTAAGACACCTTCCTGCAAGGAGAAGGAGTGGAGCAAGCCTTTGTGGTCTCCACCCCACACCTCATTGTCACTGTAGCTCATGGACCGCAGGTAAGAGCTCAGCTGGAAGACAGTGGAGACTATTGGAGGTCATCTTGCACAGAAGTCTTTCATTCCTAATGTGTCAGTTGCACCTACCCGAACTTTATTTAGGAATTTGTCAGCCCGGCGGTCGTAGACAGCCACTGTGCAATCTTTACTCGCAGAGATCATGTATTTGTCGTCAGCCGCCAGACACATGACTGCACTCGTATGGAGACGGAGGCTTttcaagcaagaaaaagcaGCTGCGTGCAAAACAAATAAGTGGAAATTACAGATGCAAGCACTTAATGAAATATAGTCAGTAATAGAGCTCTATCTGCCTTTATAAAGACAACCACAAAGGCACTTGTAGAAGTAGAACACAAACCTGCGCCAAGGAAAAATGATcctaaacattaaaaatagcaatCCAGTGCCTAAGGTGTCATTAATGCAAAATCGTTTCACCTCTCGGGTCGTATATGCTGATCCTTTCATCAAATGTTCCAGCCAGCAGAACATCGGGCAGACAGGTCAAGCAGAGCACAGCACCCCCAGCGTTGATCATCCCCTTCTCTGCTCCAGAGGCCTGCAGGTCCCAAAGCCTCACCGTACTGTCTAAGCCTCCCGAGGCCAGCAGGGGTCCCTGGGATGCCAGACACCACACCCATCCCTGGTGGGTGCTGAATTTGTGGCAGCCTAGCAGCGTGTGCAGAAGCATACTGCTTGCGTCTGCCTGCAGTTTCCAAATATTAACGTTTCGATCTCTGGAGCCTGTGGCACAGAGAGTTCCGTCACCACCCACCAGGAGGACTGAGTTGACCTGGGCAATGTGGCCTGAATTCAGGGTGAGGCGCTCAAGTGCTCGGGTTGGGCTGTGATGTTTTGGTGGTTGATGCTGTTCTCTTACTACATGGCTGCCATTATCCTGATTATCAAGAGCACCATTCTGTTCAAGTAATCCATCTTCTTCTGGATTTTCTCCCAATCTCTGCTCCGGTTCTTCAACAAGTTCACCAACCAATCGTTCATCAGCACCATATGCATCTCTCTCAGGCTCCATCTCTCCGCGTGCCTCTATCCGTTGTTGCTGCCTCTGGTGTTCATCAACATGCTGTGCCATGCCGGACCAGCAGGTAATCAGTTGCTCCATCTCCAAGCAAGCATTGGGCCAGTCAAAGTCTTCCCTCAGGCCCACAGGAAAGCTAGCTTTTGAGCCAACGAGTCTGTGAGCCCGAAGCTGCCAGGCAGTGCTGTCCTTGCAGACATTACGCAAAGCTGAACAGACCTGAAAGGAGGCAACATTAGTAAAGCATTGGTGCTTTTATACAGTATACTTTTTGCCACATTTTCCAACTCACATTTGGCAGCACAGAGATAACACAGTGAGCAGGAAGGTGTGAGGCAATATGGGTCACCATCTCCCACGGCAATGACAACAAGCCACTGGCCTCGGGAGAAGGACAGGTGTCAACATCTGCTTGAAACGCACAGCCACTTTCGAGAGGACTGAAAGGAGATAGCTATCTAAATTAGATATATTATATGGACAGCATGATCATTACAATTATAGGTAGTCTTACCTTCGCATCTCTGGACCAGAGATATCGTGAGAAGGTCCACTTTGTTCCTCATCATAAGCTACAGGCCTTCGGTCCATCCTAATTTCATCTGTATCCGAATCAGCATAGGCGTGTCTTTCACGGCTACTACCTTAACCTAGCCTCTTTAGGTAGCTGTGTAAGCTTTGACAGCTAACAACAATGCGATTTTATAAAACTATCATACATTGCTCCACTAAATAACCAAGGTGAAAACAAGCGACCACATGACTCAAATGTATTGCGATAACGTTATCGTCAAATGGCCCTAATGGAGTAAGACATAtaacatcaataaataaattaaaaaaagatatcAGCGAAATATTAACGCCTAACTACCTCCAGTAGTATGAGCAAAACACAAAGTCTCCTCCGCTGTCAACATTAACGGGCATACATGCAAACTTACTTCCTGTAACGTGACGTCATCAAAGTGAGACATTTTTGATAAAGATGTTTGAGATGattaaaattaagttaaatatcccccgcgtccctcgttaggataagcggtggaaaatgaaataTCTGCGTTTAATCCATCCCTCCAATTAAGACTTTTGACTTAATGGAGAAAACTGTGCTAAAAATGAACATATTAGGTCCCTTTTCACTAATCACATGTACTATACAAATTATTGACCTATACATGTTCTATATAAATTAGAACATGCACAAAATTCTGAGACATTGACGAGACCGTTTGTGATGAGTTAAACACGCAGTCAAACTGATAGAAACAACTTTTATTTTCCCCCttcaacaaaattaaataaaaaggacTACATCAGATAACCCACCTTGCACCACAGTTAAGCAATAAAGGGCAGATGAAATCCACTCGCCAGCCTTGATATCAGATTGATACagcgaatgaatgaatcgatTACTTTttccccttaaaaaaaaaaaggtatgcaCCAAGCACAGACTCCTTCAGTCAACCACCACATCAAAATGTGATCATTTGATGCAATTCAAATGGTCCActctaaaatgattattttctttacataaaaagaataacaaaaaaacttttaaagtccaaaaaaacatttgcgcATAGATTgcacaaaaaagtaaaacaaacaaaaataagttaaaagcatcaaaataaaaaaaataaaaatatttttaccttCTGCTCACCTAGCAAACAAGTGATGTCATTAGTCATTATCTTTtagcagctttaaaaaaaaatgaggcaaTTCAATTGTGCTACAAATGTTAATTTTCAACATGGTAGGAAATATGCTTAACTTATAAGACTAAATTCAAAGTTAGCCAATACTCAGGAACATGATATGATGGGATTTGTATTTTCCTATCAGAAGCTTTGAACACCCTTTTGTTGATATTGGCAGTGGcccctcacattcatacatccatTATTTTCACACAACTATGCCCGGCGCATAACCTTAGGGTGTGGGCTAGTGCAAAACATCTAAGCATTACTTGCATGCGTACACATACACCTTCGTAGTGACACACCTACAGGCTCACATCCATACCCAAGCTTCAGATACGATCGTCCGTTATGGACAATGGCTCGACACCGGATAGAGTTTGCGCTCTCCAGCTATCCAGTGTCGGCACAACGATTTGGATCAGTGTATTTCCCAGGTATAAGCTACACAGTGTCAACAGGTGGGGGTGAAAACAGGTCACTAGTTTTGATCAGAAGCTGGAGCACTAGCCCATTTAGTCCAGCGTGAAGTCATATTGCCATTGACAAAGCTCTCAAAGTCCCTCCAAAAAGGGACACAttataaaatgtcttaaaaaggAATAACACTCATTGGAAGGTTGCATGCAAGGTTTACAACATTACTGTAATAACAGCctaaaaaaaatagagaaaaaacaaaGCTGCACCGGAACATGTATGCAAAATACTGAAATAGTCTCCTCTTTGAGCTTCATTTTAGCACAAGCTAAATTATTACTTTGTTAAGAAGCCTCAAGTATTACCTAGTCATTGCTTAACATTACCTTTAAACAGTCCACTGATAGGCCAAGAATCCCTtatctggaaaaaaacaaccctcAAGATCAATATATTGTTGGAAATACATTTCTTACAAATGAAAAAGTGCATTTATAATTAGTAAGAACCTAGATATTGACAGCTTCTCTCTTATTACATGTGGTTTGAAAGCTCTTTTAGGAAAATGCAGCAAAAGAATCTTCAACCTGCCTACAGCATTTCAGCTTATCTGTAATTAATGAAGTATTCATCTACCTATCGGTGTTACTTGCACAATCTTTGCTGAACAATAAGAGGAGTTTGTAAAACATAAGCAGCCGACTGCTTTGTGTTTCGGCAGCCTCTCTATTGCGATGATATAACAATCAGGAATTCTTTTCTAACATGCATCACTTTATGAGAAGCGATCCGATCATAACTGAGCATCAATGTACAACAATGAGGAAAAGCCCAAAAGTGGATGCATTCCAAAGAGGTTTATGCATTATTTCCTGTAAAAAGGTGCAAATATCTGTGCACATTTTCCTGCATTATTACATAGTAAAAGCATCATAGTTTTGTTTAGCCTCTGGCAAAAGCCAAGAGGTGACTTGTAAGAGTAAAGTCACATTAGCCGTTTTTAAACACTGATGTATGCGAGTCTGTCCATACATTTGACTATGTGCAATGTGAGATTTGGGACTATGGCACCCTATGCTGGTTCAGataattcattttaatgtaCCTATCCGACACCCCCCTCCCCTGCCAGCTACCTGGAAGTAATCCGACTGCAGAAGGGAGAGGTCAAAGCCAGCCCCCACCCAACTAGAATCCCTGCGGTGCTTTTGGTGAAAGTCACTTTTGAGTGTGTTGGATTTGTGCGAGGCATTATGAATCCAAGAGGTATACGTATATCCCTAAGTTTACCCTCCCTCCTCCCACCCTCCCTCACAGAGACACAGGGCACAGGGAAAGGGGGGGAGAAGAAGACCCTCTGCCAAGTTGAGGCCCGTCACATTGCCTCTACGTGGTTCCTCCCGCTACGCTGGGCAGTGCAATGAGTTCCCCAGTCACCCAGCCCCTATGGTAACCTGCAGAACAAACAAATGGAAAACAAATTAGCAATACCTTTCGAGCTGAAATCAACATTGGCGGCCAATGTCATGTAATATTTGGATCAGGAAATGGTTGgaacaaatatttttcattgcATTGTCAATGAGCTGGGTTTGTCATCATCTCCAAAAGAACAAGACTCTGAAGTGAAAGCAAGACAATTTGCCAACATACCGAACAGGTCCGCTGTGGACTTGCGCTAGACGCCATAGCATGCCGACAGGCGCTCCTTCAACAATGGAGGGAACTGCTCGGAAAACTGCTGCCAGTTCTCTTGGCCGACCTGGTCCTTGAAGCCATGCAGAATCTAACAGAAAACGTACGTCAATGTAGTCTAGTTGGTGGGAACACAAGTGTGTAGCCAAGTAAGACAGCTCCAGCACACATCTCAGACTCAACCAGCATCCACATGGTGTTGTCAGATTTCGAATGTCTTTGAAATGATCATCACAGTATGGGCAGGCCATATTAAAATTAGCATGGAATAAGCATCTGAGGAGCCACTCACCTTATAAAACATGTCTCTCAGGTCATCTTTAGGGCTGACCCAGGACGCCACAGCATCACAAAAGAAAATGAAGTCCTGCAGAGAAACCACTCTGGATATTTATCAAAACTCTTCAGGAATCACCTCAAACATCTCTCCACAGTGGCTTTCGCAAAGCGAGCAATTCAGCTTACCTGCACAACACCAGCTGGGTTGACTCCGATCATCACGCAGATTCCGCGAAAGGCTGAATCTTTCTCTTCGTTATCCCTGATGTTCCTCAGCGATGTGCACCTGATAAGACAATAAATTTGCCCTTTATGGATCTCCAACCAAAAACACAGACAAAACTATGTGCTCTTCATTTATAGCTCTCCAGCTGAGGGCAAGCTCTTAACGTTCCAAGTCTCCACTACAAGGCAATGGGCAGCCTTTTCCAGAGTGTAAACAACTACAATTCTTCTTTGACTAGCTATCTTATGGTGTAGTAGAAAACACAGGGTTCCTATGGATTTCAGAATTCCATACTTTTCCCAGACATGTTTATCATTGAATCAATTAATGAAAACTTTTTTGGCAATATGCTTAGGTCATTGTCCATGTGGAAGACCTATGAATCTATAAAAGGGGgaggcgaaaaaaaaaacatgagctgAAAAAGCATGAATGTGAGCCCAAAATAATTGACCAGTTACCCACATAAAATCTGCAGCGGCTGGATCAAGTATGAATCCAAAACCATTTCCAACTATACATCCTTTTCTTACGTGGAAGTGGAAAAGACCAGGATGTGTGACTCACCATGGCCTAATGAAATGTTGAAGCTGTGGTGCCACTTCCTGAGGACATACGTAACCCAGTCTGCCTATTGTAATGGCTGCACATAGAAGGAAAAACGTTTACAAGAATACGTCTTACTTGATGACATACCTGTGTGACAATTATGTACCTGTGTTTTCCAAGAGAGTCTTGGGTGTGTTGGGTCTATTGATGATCTCCACCAAATGCGACAAAACCACTCCTACATAAGGCTGCATCTCTGCACCTAAAGGAACACACAGTACAATCCAAATATGATTATGCAAATTCCAACAGAAACTCGTGTTATTGCTGCTTGACCGTTGTACAAGTGCAAATTGA comes from Doryrhamphus excisus isolate RoL2022-K1 chromosome 15, RoL_Dexc_1.0, whole genome shotgun sequence and encodes:
- the fbxw9 gene encoding F-box/WD repeat-containing protein 9 — translated: MDRRPVAYDEEQSGPSHDISGPEMRSPLESGCAFQADVDTCPSPEASGLLSLPWEMVTHIASHLPAHCVISVLPNVCSALRNVCKDSTAWQLRAHRLVGSKASFPVGLREDFDWPNACLEMEQLITCWSGMAQHVDEHQRQQQRIEARGEMEPERDAYGADERLVGELVEEPEQRLGENPEEDGLLEQNGALDNQDNGSHVVREQHQPPKHHSPTRALERLTLNSGHIAQVNSVLLVGGDGTLCATGSRDRNVNIWKLQADASSMLLHTLLGCHKFSTHQGWVWCLASQGPLLASGGLDSTVRLWDLQASGAEKGMINAGGAVLCLTCLPDVLLAGTFDERISIYDPRAAFSCLKSLRLHTSAVMCLAADDKYMISASKDCTVAVYDRRADKFLNKVRLSSYLRSMSYSDNEVWGGDHKGLLHSFSLQEGVLKSMAHFDVGHTAMVTGIHKSPGSLYTCSSDCTVKVHIPCGPPKTLCTLRHQAGASGLSVEAGILAVASGDMGVEIWRPRET
- the LOC131103329 gene encoding guanine nucleotide-binding protein G(I)/G(S)/G(O) subunit gamma-7-like, which encodes MSCCNSHAQVQKLVEQLRVEASMERIKISLTAVDLVQYCQDHKRSDPLLTRIAASSNPFKDKKTCVLL